In Candidatus Moanabacter tarae, the genomic stretch CTTCGAGAATTTCGGAGACCCCGAATGAGAGCGATCCTAATATTCCTCCGCTCATGGAAACCAGCCAAACCACTGGTGCTCCTGTTCAGTATTCTAATAATTTGGGGATTTATGCCGGTCGCCGCCAAGTCATTCCTGCGAATCAGTTTCTTCGAGTTCCAGGCGCCAGTCTGGACCGGAATCTCATTTCTCGAAGGGCTCCAGGGATTCTGGAGCAAGCGTAACCACACCAAACTCGAGCTTTACGAGGCTGGGAAAAACCTTGCCCGCCTAAATGCTTCCTATGAATTGCGTCTACAGGAAGTCGAAGCGCTCCGCGCTGAGAATTCCCGTCTCGAGACGCTTCTGGGGCTTCCTTCACATACAGAATACAGGTATGAACTGGCTAGAGTCATTCACAGAGACTTAAGTGGCTGGTGGCAACAGATTATCATTCGCAAAGGCTCAATGCACAACATTCCAAAAGGGGCAGGAGTGGTTTATAGTGGTGGGATTGTCGGTCGAGTGAAAGAGGTTTTCGCCTACACTTCAGTTGTAGAACTTGTCTCAAGCAGATCCTTCAGAATTGCGGCCTACTTCGAAGGAGATAATCGACCCGTCACCTATCAAGGGGGTATAAATCTTCCCTTTCTGCCGCCTGGAGGGGAGATCTTGAATATTCAACCAGATGTCCTTATGCCGAGCTCTGGGGGGAAACGTCTTGTATCAACAAATCTTGGTGGTATTTTTCCTGAAGGACTCACTATCGGCTGGTCAAATAAGCTCAGCCCTAATACCGATGGACTCCTATTGAGGGGAAAGGTAAGTTTGAATAAGAGGCTATTAAGTCTTCAAGAAGTCGCCGTCC encodes the following:
- the mreC gene encoding Cell shape-determining protein MreC, with the protein product MRAILIFLRSWKPAKPLVLLFSILIIWGFMPVAAKSFLRISFFEFQAPVWTGISFLEGLQGFWSKRNHTKLELYEAGKNLARLNASYELRLQEVEALRAENSRLETLLGLPSHTEYRYELARVIHRDLSGWWQQIIIRKGSMHNIPKGAGVVYSGGIVGRVKEVFAYTSVVELVSSRSFRIAAYFEGDNRPVTYQGGINLPFLPPGGEILNIQPDVLMPSSGGKRLVSTNLGGIFPEGLTIGWSNKLSPNTDGLLLRGKVSLNKRLLSLQEVAVLIPLEPALQL